In one Gossypium hirsutum isolate 1008001.06 chromosome D09, Gossypium_hirsutum_v2.1, whole genome shotgun sequence genomic region, the following are encoded:
- the LOC107890980 gene encoding mitogen-activated protein kinase-binding protein 1 isoform X3, with the protein MKTNRKLKKSDPASSKLVLKEIIGLTTKNANGLAAAVSTSSFVYVAGCVAVVYDAESGTQLHLMLSHRMAKPLSCVAMSRDGRFIAAGESGPQPSVLVWDYVTRTFISELKGHIYGIECIAFSPDGKHLVSVGGYIYLWDWRSGILVTKLKASSSCSSVTSVTFSSDANYIVTAGKKHLKFWAVGASPRTRMNKGTVSLSIHAKPINLGPQKGSSFISVSSAIWTDGSVVNCDQADELFPIYALTDAGVLCLIDSGLSLRNSVDLKVEKGFALSASSKLIACACSNGQVQLFNGVDLGYVGSLLYSKAKSCHGEIDLFCPKAGENNFQLAPTLPDAVACQFISEKLVVIYGDHSLHIWNFHQENEATRSFALISHSACIWDIKNLCCEKMHDPSLMCAAKGCSGGVSFATCSADGTVRLWDLVLQPDLLRDNADNNYLITEAEGIINIVSAGSFEIATEDTAFGNLGLRSMAISSDGKYMAVGDCEGNLHIYDLHNSDYTCIKDSHDAEILSLSFSVSSTKDIDSGGNDNHYLLASGGRDRIIHLYDVKRNFEVIGSIDDHSAAVTSVKLVCNGCKILSCSADRSLVFRDVCLTDNRCKVSRRHHQMASNGTVYDMSIDPEMEAVVTAGQDKKINIFDMASGKLIRSFKQNKDFGDPIKVTMDPSGSYFVCSFSNKSMCVYDFTTGEMIAQAVGHGEVVTGVIFLPDCKHIVSVGGDGCIFVWKLPSRLASRMLQKVKEKSLSLSPRTICMPAAFNQTINDGEGNKSCRIDLKDSLLAERSSQLKQRANYHGWDSQETYAFKLSISRLPKWAQDKVTRSDFVQRNLEFTSPQQMQEEPKISSRLISSGGDHGSLCHEHQNPSGPWSGGNNSCLSSLHSSSNVTKSESSASPDEIVSSSAVEDHWFTVYNVRLDLLNSPEVQNLKDIQMPVSSPKLVQGLAEMPSESEKSLGHRVHFIDAEPSAMNVATFHIKSEGSDLFKEHFGNLSAILKVEKRQSSTRRRYSSQYFVRRDYLVGCKRLFNPSSQKNESATNVSLEEVAGSIDQGINSTKCSLTQSYALSYDEKDEEDSSTIDEESEVGEKIRACREALLSLDIAAENVFQLFTKLGTEYPMEEGSSGCRAQLYDEATELLPKIAEKINAVAKGLQKNTTGNFGSSASNIEGDSTFGPMLGTLAESLSQRVVEIVKQNLSSV; encoded by the exons ATGAAAACTAATCGAAAGCTCAAGAAATCAGATCCAGCGTCATCCAAG CTGGTTTTGAAAGAGATCATCGGATTAACTACGAAGAACGCCAACGGATTAGCTGCCGCCGTATCGACCTCGAGCTTCGTTTACGTTGCCGGTTGCGTTGCGGTCGTTTACGATGCAGAATCTGGAACCCAATTGCATCTCATGCTCTCTCATCGAATGGCTAAACCTTTGAGCTGCGTTGCCATGTCGCGTGACGGTCGCTTCATAGCCGCCGGGGAG TCAGGGCCTCAACCTTCGGTGTTGGTATGGGACTACGTAACTCGTACGTTCATATCTGAGCTGAAAGGTCATATATATGGAATTGAGTGCATTGCTTTTTCACCAGATG GGAAACATCTGGTGTCTGTTGGAGGGTACATTTACCTTTGGGATTGGCGGAGTGGGATTTTGGTTACAAAGCTTAAAGCGAGTTCATCATGTTCTTCAGTTACGTCTGTCACTTTCTCTTCAGATGCCAATTACATTGTTACTGCTGGAAAGAAGCACCTGAAATTCTGGGCTGTTGGTGCATCTCCTAGGACTCGCATGAATAAAGGGACAGTGTCACTGTCTATTCATGCGAAGCCTATTAATCTTGGCCCTCAGAAAGGCAGTTCATTTATATCTGTCTCGTCCGCCATCTGGACAGATGGTAGTGTTGTGAACTGTGATCAGGCTGATGAGCTCTTTCCTATATACGCACTGACTGATGCAG GAGTTCTATGCCTAATAGATTCTGGGCTGTCATTAAGAAATTCGGTTGATTTAAAG GTTGAAAAAGGATTTGCACTATCTGCATCCAGCAAGTTAATTGCTTGTGCTTGTAGTAACGGACAAGTACAGCTCTTCAATGGTGTGGATCTTGGATATGTGGGCAGCCTATTGTACTCTAAGGCCAAATCATGCCATGGAGAAATTGATCTTTTTTGCCCTAAAGCTGGTGAAAATAATTTTCAGTTAGCCCCTACTCTTCCTGATGCAGTTGCTTGTCAGTTCATCTCAGAAAAGCTTG TTGTGATCTATGGAGATCATAGTCTCCATATATGGAATTTCCATCAAGAGAATGAG GCTACCAGGTCCTTTGCTCTTATTTCTCATTCGGCTTGTATATGGGATATCAAGAATCTCTGTTGTGAAAAAATGCACGATCCATCTCTTATGTGTGCTGCGAAGGGATGTTCCGGAGGAGTCTCTTTTGCAACCTGTTCAGCTGATGGCACAGTTAGGTTATGGGATCTTGTCTTACAACCTGATCTATTAAGGGATAATGCTGACAATAATTATTTGATCACTGAAGCAGAGGGGATTATTAATATAG TGAGTGCCGGAAGTTTTGAGATCGCCACTGAGGATACAGCTTTTGGCAATCTAGGTTTGCGGTCAATGGCAATTAGTTCAGATGGAAAATACATGGCTGTTGGTGATTGTGAGGGAAACCTCCATATCTATGATCTTCACAATTCTGATTATACATGCATTAAG GATTCCCATGATGCAGAGATTCTCTCATTGAGTTTTAGCGTGTCAAGTACAAAGGATATAGATTCTGGAGGAAATGACAATCATTACTTGCTTGCTTCTGGGGGACGGGATCGAATAATCCATCTCTATGATGTTAAAAg GAACTTTGAGGTCATTGGAAGTATAGATGACCACTCAGCTGCTGTGACTTCTGTTAAACTTGTTTGCAATGGATGTAAGATTCTGAGTTGCAGTGCTGATAG GTCCCTTGTGTTCCGTGATGTCTGTTTAACTGATAACAGATGTAAGGTTTCACGTCGTCACCACCAAATGGCATCTAATGGAACTGTCTATGATATGTCCATAGACCCAGAGATGGAGGCTGTTGTCACTGCTGGGCAA GATAAGAAGATAAACATATTTGACATGGCTAGTGGAAAGCTTATTAGATCATTCAAGCAAAACAAAGACTTTGGTGATCCAATAAAG GTTACAATGGACCCTAGCGGCAGCTACTTTGTATGTTCATTTTCAAACAAGTCTATGTGTGTGTATGATTTTACGACTGGAGAGATGATTGCCCAAGCTGTAGGACATGGAGAAGTTGTGACAGGTGTCATCTTTTTACCAGATTGCAAGCATATAGTTTCT GTAGGTGGTGATGGTTGTATTTTCGTGTGGAAACTTCCCTCTCGCTTGGCTTCCAGGATGTTGCAGAAAGTGAAGGAAAAATCTCTTTCATTGTCCCCAAGAACCATATGCATGCCAGCGGCTTTTAATCAAACCATAAATGATGGAGAGGGAAACAAGTCATGCAGAATTGATTTGAAGGATTCATTGCTAGCTGAGAGGTCAAGCCAACTTAAACAAAGAGCGAATTATCATGGATGGGATTCCCAAGAGACCTATGCATTTAAATTAAGCATTTCCAGACTTCCAAAATGGGCACAAGACAAAGTAACAAGGTCTGATTTTGTCCAGAGAAATCTTGAGTTCACTTCACCTCAG CAAATGCAGGAAGAACCAAAAATTTCATCTCGTTTGATTAGCAGTGGTGGGGATCATGGTTCATTGTGCCATGAACATCAAAATCCATCTGGTCCTTGGTCAGGAGGCAACAACTCGTGCCTCAGTAGCTTACACAGTTCGTCCAATGTTACTAAAAGTGAAAGTTCTGCATCACCAGATGAAATAGTTAG CAGCTCTGCAGTGGAAGATCATTGGTTCACTGTCTACAATGTACGTTTGGATCTACTGAATTCCCCAGAGGTTCAAAATCTTAAAGACATACAGATGCCAGTGTCATCGCCAAAGCTAG TGCAAGGCCTAGCTGAGATGCCAAGTGAGAGTGAAAAATCTTTAGGTCACAGGGTCCATTTCATAGATGCAG AGCCAAGCGCCATGAATGTTGCTACCTTCCATATTAAGTCTGAGGGCAGTGATCTGTTCAAGGAGCATTTTGGCAACCTGTCTGCAATACTCAAG GTTGAGAAAAGGCAATCATCTACTAGGAGAAGATACTCTTCACAATATTTTGTACGGCGGGATTATTTAGTGGGTTGCAAAAGACTGTTTAACCCATCTAGTCAAAAGAACGAATCAGCCACTAATGTGAGTTTGGAGGAAGTGGCAGGCTCTATTGATCAG GGCATAAACTCAACAAAATGCTCGCTTACACAAAGTTATGCTCTTTCTTATGATGAAAAGGATGAAGAAGATTCATCAACCATTGATGAAGAAAGTGAAGTAGGGGAGAAAATCAGAGCATGTAGAGAAGCATTACTAAGCCTGGACATTGCTGCCGAGAATGTTTTCCAGTTATTTACGAAATTAGGAACAGAATATCccatggaagagggttcaagTGGATGTAGAGCTCAATTATACGATGAAGCAACTGAGCTACTTCCAAAAATTGCTGAAAAAATCAATGCAGTAGCCAAAGGATTACAAAAGAACACTACTGGCAACTTTGGTTCTTCCGCAAGTAATATTGAAGGAGATTCAACATTTGGACCTATGTTAGGAACACTGGCTGAGAGCTTATCGCAAAGAGTCGTCGAAATAGTAAAACAGAATCTCAGCTCTGTTTAA
- the LOC107890980 gene encoding mitogen-activated protein kinase-binding protein 1 isoform X4, with the protein MKTNRKLKKSDPASSKLVLKEIIGLTTKNANGLAAAVSTSSFVYVAGCVAVVYDAESGTQLHLMLSHRMAKPLSCVAMSRDGRFIAAGESGPQPSVLVWDYVTRTFISELKGHIYGIECIAFSPDGKHLVSVGGYIYLWDWRSGILVTKLKASSSCSSVTSVTFSSDANYIVTAGKKHLKFWAVGASPRTRMNKGTVSLSIHAKPINLGPQKGSSFISVSSAIWTDGSVVNCDQADELFPIYALTDAGVLCLIDSGLSLRNSVDLKVEKGFALSASSKLIACACSNGQVQLFNGVDLGYVGSLLYSKAKSCHGEIDLFCPKAGENNFQLAPTLPDAVACQFISEKLVVIYGDHSLHIWNFHQENEATRSFALISHSACIWDIKNLCCEKMHDPSLMCAAKGCSGGVSFATCSADGTVRLWDLVLQPDLLRDNADNNYLITEAEGIINIVSAGSFEIATEDTAFGNLGLRSMAISSDGKYMAVGDCEGNLHIYDLHNSDYTCIKDSHDAEILSLSFSVSSTKDIDSGGNDNHYLLASGGRDRIIHLYDVKRNFEVIGSIDDHSAAVTSVKLVCNGCKILSCSADRSLVFRDVCLTDNRCKVSRRHHQMASNGTVYDMSIDPEMEAVVTAGQDKKINIFDMASGKLIRSFKQNKDFGDPIKVTMDPSGSYFVCSFSNKSMCVYDFTTGEMIAQAVGHGEVVTGVIFLPDCKHIVSVGGDGCIFVWKLPSRLASRMLQKVKEKSLSLSPRTICMPAAFNQTINDGEGNKSCRIDLKDSLLAERSSQLKQRANYHGWDSQETYAFKLSISRLPKWAQDKVTRSDFVQRNLEFTSPQQMQEEPKISSRLISSGGDHGSLCHEHQNPSGPWSGGNNSCLSSLHSSSNVTKSESSASPDEIVSSAVEDHWFTVYNVRLDLLNSPEVQNLKDIQMPVSSPKLVQGLAEMPSESEKSLGHRVHFIDAEPSAMNVATFHIKSEGSDLFKEHFGNLSAILKVEKRQSSTRRRYSSQYFVRRDYLVGCKRLFNPSSQKNESATNVSLEEVAGSIDQGINSTKCSLTQSYALSYDEKDEEDSSTIDEESEVGEKIRACREALLSLDIAAENVFQLFTKLGTEYPMEEGSSGCRAQLYDEATELLPKIAEKINAVAKGLQKNTTGNFGSSASNIEGDSTFGPMLGTLAESLSQRVVEIVKQNLSSV; encoded by the exons ATGAAAACTAATCGAAAGCTCAAGAAATCAGATCCAGCGTCATCCAAG CTGGTTTTGAAAGAGATCATCGGATTAACTACGAAGAACGCCAACGGATTAGCTGCCGCCGTATCGACCTCGAGCTTCGTTTACGTTGCCGGTTGCGTTGCGGTCGTTTACGATGCAGAATCTGGAACCCAATTGCATCTCATGCTCTCTCATCGAATGGCTAAACCTTTGAGCTGCGTTGCCATGTCGCGTGACGGTCGCTTCATAGCCGCCGGGGAG TCAGGGCCTCAACCTTCGGTGTTGGTATGGGACTACGTAACTCGTACGTTCATATCTGAGCTGAAAGGTCATATATATGGAATTGAGTGCATTGCTTTTTCACCAGATG GGAAACATCTGGTGTCTGTTGGAGGGTACATTTACCTTTGGGATTGGCGGAGTGGGATTTTGGTTACAAAGCTTAAAGCGAGTTCATCATGTTCTTCAGTTACGTCTGTCACTTTCTCTTCAGATGCCAATTACATTGTTACTGCTGGAAAGAAGCACCTGAAATTCTGGGCTGTTGGTGCATCTCCTAGGACTCGCATGAATAAAGGGACAGTGTCACTGTCTATTCATGCGAAGCCTATTAATCTTGGCCCTCAGAAAGGCAGTTCATTTATATCTGTCTCGTCCGCCATCTGGACAGATGGTAGTGTTGTGAACTGTGATCAGGCTGATGAGCTCTTTCCTATATACGCACTGACTGATGCAG GAGTTCTATGCCTAATAGATTCTGGGCTGTCATTAAGAAATTCGGTTGATTTAAAG GTTGAAAAAGGATTTGCACTATCTGCATCCAGCAAGTTAATTGCTTGTGCTTGTAGTAACGGACAAGTACAGCTCTTCAATGGTGTGGATCTTGGATATGTGGGCAGCCTATTGTACTCTAAGGCCAAATCATGCCATGGAGAAATTGATCTTTTTTGCCCTAAAGCTGGTGAAAATAATTTTCAGTTAGCCCCTACTCTTCCTGATGCAGTTGCTTGTCAGTTCATCTCAGAAAAGCTTG TTGTGATCTATGGAGATCATAGTCTCCATATATGGAATTTCCATCAAGAGAATGAG GCTACCAGGTCCTTTGCTCTTATTTCTCATTCGGCTTGTATATGGGATATCAAGAATCTCTGTTGTGAAAAAATGCACGATCCATCTCTTATGTGTGCTGCGAAGGGATGTTCCGGAGGAGTCTCTTTTGCAACCTGTTCAGCTGATGGCACAGTTAGGTTATGGGATCTTGTCTTACAACCTGATCTATTAAGGGATAATGCTGACAATAATTATTTGATCACTGAAGCAGAGGGGATTATTAATATAG TGAGTGCCGGAAGTTTTGAGATCGCCACTGAGGATACAGCTTTTGGCAATCTAGGTTTGCGGTCAATGGCAATTAGTTCAGATGGAAAATACATGGCTGTTGGTGATTGTGAGGGAAACCTCCATATCTATGATCTTCACAATTCTGATTATACATGCATTAAG GATTCCCATGATGCAGAGATTCTCTCATTGAGTTTTAGCGTGTCAAGTACAAAGGATATAGATTCTGGAGGAAATGACAATCATTACTTGCTTGCTTCTGGGGGACGGGATCGAATAATCCATCTCTATGATGTTAAAAg GAACTTTGAGGTCATTGGAAGTATAGATGACCACTCAGCTGCTGTGACTTCTGTTAAACTTGTTTGCAATGGATGTAAGATTCTGAGTTGCAGTGCTGATAG GTCCCTTGTGTTCCGTGATGTCTGTTTAACTGATAACAGATGTAAGGTTTCACGTCGTCACCACCAAATGGCATCTAATGGAACTGTCTATGATATGTCCATAGACCCAGAGATGGAGGCTGTTGTCACTGCTGGGCAA GATAAGAAGATAAACATATTTGACATGGCTAGTGGAAAGCTTATTAGATCATTCAAGCAAAACAAAGACTTTGGTGATCCAATAAAG GTTACAATGGACCCTAGCGGCAGCTACTTTGTATGTTCATTTTCAAACAAGTCTATGTGTGTGTATGATTTTACGACTGGAGAGATGATTGCCCAAGCTGTAGGACATGGAGAAGTTGTGACAGGTGTCATCTTTTTACCAGATTGCAAGCATATAGTTTCT GTAGGTGGTGATGGTTGTATTTTCGTGTGGAAACTTCCCTCTCGCTTGGCTTCCAGGATGTTGCAGAAAGTGAAGGAAAAATCTCTTTCATTGTCCCCAAGAACCATATGCATGCCAGCGGCTTTTAATCAAACCATAAATGATGGAGAGGGAAACAAGTCATGCAGAATTGATTTGAAGGATTCATTGCTAGCTGAGAGGTCAAGCCAACTTAAACAAAGAGCGAATTATCATGGATGGGATTCCCAAGAGACCTATGCATTTAAATTAAGCATTTCCAGACTTCCAAAATGGGCACAAGACAAAGTAACAAGGTCTGATTTTGTCCAGAGAAATCTTGAGTTCACTTCACCTCAG CAAATGCAGGAAGAACCAAAAATTTCATCTCGTTTGATTAGCAGTGGTGGGGATCATGGTTCATTGTGCCATGAACATCAAAATCCATCTGGTCCTTGGTCAGGAGGCAACAACTCGTGCCTCAGTAGCTTACACAGTTCGTCCAATGTTACTAAAAGTGAAAGTTCTGCATCACCAGATGAAATAGTTAG CTCTGCAGTGGAAGATCATTGGTTCACTGTCTACAATGTACGTTTGGATCTACTGAATTCCCCAGAGGTTCAAAATCTTAAAGACATACAGATGCCAGTGTCATCGCCAAAGCTAG TGCAAGGCCTAGCTGAGATGCCAAGTGAGAGTGAAAAATCTTTAGGTCACAGGGTCCATTTCATAGATGCAG AGCCAAGCGCCATGAATGTTGCTACCTTCCATATTAAGTCTGAGGGCAGTGATCTGTTCAAGGAGCATTTTGGCAACCTGTCTGCAATACTCAAG GTTGAGAAAAGGCAATCATCTACTAGGAGAAGATACTCTTCACAATATTTTGTACGGCGGGATTATTTAGTGGGTTGCAAAAGACTGTTTAACCCATCTAGTCAAAAGAACGAATCAGCCACTAATGTGAGTTTGGAGGAAGTGGCAGGCTCTATTGATCAG GGCATAAACTCAACAAAATGCTCGCTTACACAAAGTTATGCTCTTTCTTATGATGAAAAGGATGAAGAAGATTCATCAACCATTGATGAAGAAAGTGAAGTAGGGGAGAAAATCAGAGCATGTAGAGAAGCATTACTAAGCCTGGACATTGCTGCCGAGAATGTTTTCCAGTTATTTACGAAATTAGGAACAGAATATCccatggaagagggttcaagTGGATGTAGAGCTCAATTATACGATGAAGCAACTGAGCTACTTCCAAAAATTGCTGAAAAAATCAATGCAGTAGCCAAAGGATTACAAAAGAACACTACTGGCAACTTTGGTTCTTCCGCAAGTAATATTGAAGGAGATTCAACATTTGGACCTATGTTAGGAACACTGGCTGAGAGCTTATCGCAAAGAGTCGTCGAAATAGTAAAACAGAATCTCAGCTCTGTTTAA
- the LOC107890980 gene encoding uncharacterized protein isoform X6 — protein MNKGTVSLSIHAKPINLGPQKGSSFISVSSAIWTDGSVVNCDQADELFPIYALTDAGVLCLIDSGLSLRNSVDLKVEKGFALSASSKLIACACSNGQVQLFNGVDLGYVGSLLYSKAKSCHGEIDLFCPKAGENNFQLAPTLPDAVACQFISEKLVVIYGDHSLHIWNFHQENEATRSFALISHSACIWDIKNLCCEKMHDPSLMCAAKGCSGGVSFATCSADGTVRLWDLVLQPDLLRDNADNNYLITEAEGIINIAVSAGSFEIATEDTAFGNLGLRSMAISSDGKYMAVGDCEGNLHIYDLHNSDYTCIKDSHDAEILSLSFSVSSTKDIDSGGNDNHYLLASGGRDRIIHLYDVKRNFEVIGSIDDHSAAVTSVKLVCNGCKILSCSADRSLVFRDVCLTDNRCKVSRRHHQMASNGTVYDMSIDPEMEAVVTAGQDKKINIFDMASGKLIRSFKQNKDFGDPIKVTMDPSGSYFVCSFSNKSMCVYDFTTGEMIAQAVGHGEVVTGVIFLPDCKHIVSVGGDGCIFVWKLPSRLASRMLQKVKEKSLSLSPRTICMPAAFNQTINDGEGNKSCRIDLKDSLLAERSSQLKQRANYHGWDSQETYAFKLSISRLPKWAQDKVTRSDFVQRNLEFTSPQQMQEEPKISSRLISSGGDHGSLCHEHQNPSGPWSGGNNSCLSSLHSSSNVTKSESSASPDEIVSSSAVEDHWFTVYNVRLDLLNSPEVQNLKDIQMPVSSPKLVQGLAEMPSESEKSLGHRVHFIDAEPSAMNVATFHIKSEGSDLFKEHFGNLSAILKVEKRQSSTRRRYSSQYFVRRDYLVGCKRLFNPSSQKNESATNVSLEEVAGSIDQGINSTKCSLTQSYALSYDEKDEEDSSTIDEESEVGEKIRACREALLSLDIAAENVFQLFTKLGTEYPMEEGSSGCRAQLYDEATELLPKIAEKINAVAKGLQKNTTGNFGSSASNIEGDSTFGPMLGTLAESLSQRVVEIVKQNLSSV, from the exons ATGAATAAAGGGACAGTGTCACTGTCTATTCATGCGAAGCCTATTAATCTTGGCCCTCAGAAAGGCAGTTCATTTATATCTGTCTCGTCCGCCATCTGGACAGATGGTAGTGTTGTGAACTGTGATCAGGCTGATGAGCTCTTTCCTATATACGCACTGACTGATGCAG GAGTTCTATGCCTAATAGATTCTGGGCTGTCATTAAGAAATTCGGTTGATTTAAAG GTTGAAAAAGGATTTGCACTATCTGCATCCAGCAAGTTAATTGCTTGTGCTTGTAGTAACGGACAAGTACAGCTCTTCAATGGTGTGGATCTTGGATATGTGGGCAGCCTATTGTACTCTAAGGCCAAATCATGCCATGGAGAAATTGATCTTTTTTGCCCTAAAGCTGGTGAAAATAATTTTCAGTTAGCCCCTACTCTTCCTGATGCAGTTGCTTGTCAGTTCATCTCAGAAAAGCTTG TTGTGATCTATGGAGATCATAGTCTCCATATATGGAATTTCCATCAAGAGAATGAG GCTACCAGGTCCTTTGCTCTTATTTCTCATTCGGCTTGTATATGGGATATCAAGAATCTCTGTTGTGAAAAAATGCACGATCCATCTCTTATGTGTGCTGCGAAGGGATGTTCCGGAGGAGTCTCTTTTGCAACCTGTTCAGCTGATGGCACAGTTAGGTTATGGGATCTTGTCTTACAACCTGATCTATTAAGGGATAATGCTGACAATAATTATTTGATCACTGAAGCAGAGGGGATTATTAATATAG CAGTGAGTGCCGGAAGTTTTGAGATCGCCACTGAGGATACAGCTTTTGGCAATCTAGGTTTGCGGTCAATGGCAATTAGTTCAGATGGAAAATACATGGCTGTTGGTGATTGTGAGGGAAACCTCCATATCTATGATCTTCACAATTCTGATTATACATGCATTAAG GATTCCCATGATGCAGAGATTCTCTCATTGAGTTTTAGCGTGTCAAGTACAAAGGATATAGATTCTGGAGGAAATGACAATCATTACTTGCTTGCTTCTGGGGGACGGGATCGAATAATCCATCTCTATGATGTTAAAAg GAACTTTGAGGTCATTGGAAGTATAGATGACCACTCAGCTGCTGTGACTTCTGTTAAACTTGTTTGCAATGGATGTAAGATTCTGAGTTGCAGTGCTGATAG GTCCCTTGTGTTCCGTGATGTCTGTTTAACTGATAACAGATGTAAGGTTTCACGTCGTCACCACCAAATGGCATCTAATGGAACTGTCTATGATATGTCCATAGACCCAGAGATGGAGGCTGTTGTCACTGCTGGGCAA GATAAGAAGATAAACATATTTGACATGGCTAGTGGAAAGCTTATTAGATCATTCAAGCAAAACAAAGACTTTGGTGATCCAATAAAG GTTACAATGGACCCTAGCGGCAGCTACTTTGTATGTTCATTTTCAAACAAGTCTATGTGTGTGTATGATTTTACGACTGGAGAGATGATTGCCCAAGCTGTAGGACATGGAGAAGTTGTGACAGGTGTCATCTTTTTACCAGATTGCAAGCATATAGTTTCT GTAGGTGGTGATGGTTGTATTTTCGTGTGGAAACTTCCCTCTCGCTTGGCTTCCAGGATGTTGCAGAAAGTGAAGGAAAAATCTCTTTCATTGTCCCCAAGAACCATATGCATGCCAGCGGCTTTTAATCAAACCATAAATGATGGAGAGGGAAACAAGTCATGCAGAATTGATTTGAAGGATTCATTGCTAGCTGAGAGGTCAAGCCAACTTAAACAAAGAGCGAATTATCATGGATGGGATTCCCAAGAGACCTATGCATTTAAATTAAGCATTTCCAGACTTCCAAAATGGGCACAAGACAAAGTAACAAGGTCTGATTTTGTCCAGAGAAATCTTGAGTTCACTTCACCTCAG CAAATGCAGGAAGAACCAAAAATTTCATCTCGTTTGATTAGCAGTGGTGGGGATCATGGTTCATTGTGCCATGAACATCAAAATCCATCTGGTCCTTGGTCAGGAGGCAACAACTCGTGCCTCAGTAGCTTACACAGTTCGTCCAATGTTACTAAAAGTGAAAGTTCTGCATCACCAGATGAAATAGTTAG CAGCTCTGCAGTGGAAGATCATTGGTTCACTGTCTACAATGTACGTTTGGATCTACTGAATTCCCCAGAGGTTCAAAATCTTAAAGACATACAGATGCCAGTGTCATCGCCAAAGCTAG TGCAAGGCCTAGCTGAGATGCCAAGTGAGAGTGAAAAATCTTTAGGTCACAGGGTCCATTTCATAGATGCAG AGCCAAGCGCCATGAATGTTGCTACCTTCCATATTAAGTCTGAGGGCAGTGATCTGTTCAAGGAGCATTTTGGCAACCTGTCTGCAATACTCAAG GTTGAGAAAAGGCAATCATCTACTAGGAGAAGATACTCTTCACAATATTTTGTACGGCGGGATTATTTAGTGGGTTGCAAAAGACTGTTTAACCCATCTAGTCAAAAGAACGAATCAGCCACTAATGTGAGTTTGGAGGAAGTGGCAGGCTCTATTGATCAG GGCATAAACTCAACAAAATGCTCGCTTACACAAAGTTATGCTCTTTCTTATGATGAAAAGGATGAAGAAGATTCATCAACCATTGATGAAGAAAGTGAAGTAGGGGAGAAAATCAGAGCATGTAGAGAAGCATTACTAAGCCTGGACATTGCTGCCGAGAATGTTTTCCAGTTATTTACGAAATTAGGAACAGAATATCccatggaagagggttcaagTGGATGTAGAGCTCAATTATACGATGAAGCAACTGAGCTACTTCCAAAAATTGCTGAAAAAATCAATGCAGTAGCCAAAGGATTACAAAAGAACACTACTGGCAACTTTGGTTCTTCCGCAAGTAATATTGAAGGAGATTCAACATTTGGACCTATGTTAGGAACACTGGCTGAGAGCTTATCGCAAAGAGTCGTCGAAATAGTAAAACAGAATCTCAGCTCTGTTTAA